CTCGGCCGGTGGCGACGCGGGGCGCCGCCACCGGGCCGCCGTCACGGTCCGATCACAGGATGATGCTGAGCTTCCCGTGCTCGTAGAGCGTTTCGTGGTCGAGCACCACGACCCGCCTGCGGATTCGGAACGACTCGCCCTCGACGACGAGCTCGCACCGGTACTTCCCGACGTAGGCGTCGGAGCGCCCGTGCCCGAAGCGGTGCACGACGAGGTTCGCCGCCACGTCCAGGTGCGTGCCCCGGTCGGCCAGGACCTCCACGTTGCCGATCACCCGGTTCGTCCGCGACCGGGGGTTCTCGCACCACACCTCGCCGTTGAGGAGCTGTTCGACGCGCTGGCGCAGCCGGGCGGCGTCGTCGTCGACGAGGCCGAGCGCGTCGACCGCCTCGCCGCGGACGTCGGTGGCCGGCACCGAGTAGTGGACGTCGTGGGTCAGCATCCCGTCGTACCACTCGCGCAGGCGCCACTCGTCGAGCAGCCGCGCCTCGCGGAAGAGGAAC
This portion of the Saccharothrix syringae genome encodes:
- a CDS encoding aromatic-ring-hydroxylating dioxygenase subunit beta, producing the protein MTTELTIDESARVRLWHRVNQFLFREARLLDEWRLREWYDGMLTHDVHYSVPATDVRGEAVDALGLVDDDAARLRQRVEQLLNGEVWCENPRSRTNRVIGNVEVLADRGTHLDVAANLVVHRFGHGRSDAYVGKYRCELVVEGESFRIRRRVVVLDHETLYEHGKLSIIL